TGAACCTCTGATGCTGAAGTAAGGCTGCAGGTGTCCAGCTTGGATCCTGCCATGAGGAAACAGTATGCAGCTGATGCTTGTATGGAGTGTAGCTGTATCCAGTTTTCTTTGCATAACTAGTTATAATAAAGTAAGTTTAGGAACTCTTTATTCTAGTGCAAATGTGGTGTTCACTGAATGCACAGCTTCAATGTTGATAATTTTATATGGAAGGGATAAATAACTATTggatacatttttcaaaatcaagCAGCAATGTTTGCTTAGGATAGTGCTTAAATGCTGCTGCACTTGAGTAGGTAAGACCAAAAATAATCCTTTATCAAAGGCCATCTGTGGATCTGTAAAATTATCCTGAATCTTTGTTTCCTATTCTCCTGTCTAATATTCAGGCCTCCGCATTTTCTGTGTAGATGGTCTCCTGGTCTCTTGGGGGtttgaagagaaagagaattGGGTTCATAGTTTCCAAGGGGGTCTTTGTAGTATGCTGTATCACAGATAAACACAGGAAGAAGTAGTCTCCACACTTGGTTTCAGTAGTAAGTTTGTAAATGCCTGTTTTCATGTGTGCTTCCTAAAGCCTACATTGTCATAGGCATTTTGAACGAGGGTGAGTTGGCAACTTAATATACTGAAGTACTTGGCCCTGAGTTAGCTAATGAATGTCACTGTTCCATATGTCTGCTAGCTTACCTTGTGTAAGCTTAGGTATCTACTTAGGTTAtatgtgttttctgaaacaatGAAATTGTAATTGGTTCAAAGTACTTGTCAGCataaattactgcattttatatttctagGTTAAATATTTGAGATTTTATAAGTTTATGCAAATGCCAAGATCAAcgaagatttttattttgccctTGAATGTAATCTGAGCTTGTGAATAATTTAATTGGCACCTCTAAGAAGTCCTAATAAGTTTAAGTTCAGTCATTAAAAGCTAGGAGCTCATGAAACAAATGAGTTACGGTTGTTTGGGtgttgtgttatttttttaaggggGTGGAAGAGTTCTGAATTtcctggggggggaggggggaaattaTTGAGCAGTTGTCTTTCCTTTTGACTTTTACAGACAGTTTCCATTATACAACAATGACATCAGATGGCAGCAACCCAACCCAAATCCTGCAGGACCATACCTTGCTTATCCTATAATACCCGCGCAACCACCTGTTTCTACAGAATATACATATTATCAGCTGATGCCAGCACCATGCGCTCAGGTCATGGGTTTCTATCATCCTTTCCCTGCCCCCTATTCTGCACCCTTTCAAACAGCAAATACTGTAAATACAGTTACTACAGAATGCACTGAGCGTCCCAACCCGTCGGGCCATGTCTTTCCATTATCCAGTCAGCGGAGCAGAAGCAGTAACAGGGGACCAGTCATACAAAAAGTAAGTCTGGTTTTTAATAGAATAAGTAGAACTgcataaagaaaatatctttgcaCGGGAAGCATGCATCTCATTTGAGCAAGAACAGGTATGGCAGTAGTATCAATGGAAGGAAAGGTGGGCAGAAAAGATGTTAATCAGAGGGTACCAAAGCTCTGTCTACAGAGACATTTTGTGGCAAAATACTGAGTTTATAAAGCCTGCATGTATAACATAAGAAAGTCCCTTCCACTGCCTCTCTGCTGGTTTGGTCTGAGCTTAGAATTACTTTATTAGAGAACAAAGGAAACTTACCCATactttctttaccttttttgaTACTTCCACATCATAACAAACAGTTCATGCAGAAAATACTGCCAAGAGGTTAataattagaatatttttattaatatttcccTTACTCTCTTGTCTTTAAACATGTGGCTCCTATAGAGAGCATTAGAACTTTTAATTGCTTTGATTAAAACTGAAGTGAAATCATATGACTTACGTGTATGTGTGGCTaatcttttaaaacagcaacagcagttACAGACGCACATAAAAAATAAACGTCCTCCAGTGAAAAATGTCGCCACTCAAAAGGAGACTAGTTCATCAGGTCCTGAGAACAGATCAAAGATTGTTTTATTGGTTGATGCATCGCAGCAAACAGGTGACTTACTTTCTTGTGTTCTAGGTGTACGAAATAACTAGAACTACATGTCACTCACTATCCTTCCTAAAAGAAGGTGGACTTTACCGCTATCGGAAACAGACTCTTCCTGAAGGAGTTGGTTATGTCTAGGTCCaactattaataataattttgttaaaatacacTCCTGTTTTTAGTCTTATTAAAGGGAAATTGTTGTCATGTGGGAAGACTTTgactttttccatttgtttttgaTGTATAGATTTTTCATGTCTCTTAACAATTCCTGcacaagtaattatttttattgtgtctTGCAGACTTTCCTTCAGATATAGCTAATAAGTCACTTTCTGAGAGCGCCTCTACAATGCTCTGGAAATCAAAAGGCAGACGCAGAAGAGCTTCTCACCCTGCTGCAGAGTCCTCTAGTGAACAGGGTGCAAGTGAAGCAGACATTGACAGTGACAGTGGCTATTGTAGTCCTAAGCATGGCAATAACCAGGCTGCAGCCATGACTTCAAGAAGTACAGATTCTTGTGCAATAAATGTATGTAAACATAACTAACTTAACTGTATTTGTATCCTACAGACtaataaaaattactaaaaacttgttctttccttttcaggttGTAGAACCATCAATAAATACAAGTAAGCATTGTCTTCACTGGTGAGCTGTTTAAAATTTGGCTAGatcacttctgtatttttgctttACACTTCGCTAAGAACCATCTCTTGAATTACTTCCAGCATGCTACTCTAACTGATCAGATACTTCTGAAGATGTCTTTCCTGTGATTTCTACCACCTCCACCAAGACCCGTGTTACTTGTTGGATGAACAAATTTATAAGTAGCTGTAACTAATGATTTAtcaactgctgcttttctttaaaggattaaaaaaagccagagaCTTCAATGGAAGCACTCAAAGCTGTACTTCTGTTGTATTTTGTCCTCAAGCTTTCTTGCCCTGTTGGACCACAGTTTGTACCTGGGTAGTAATAGACCTAGAGTTCTCATTTGCTATTTGAGAagtactgatatttttttcagaagctttaAAGTACTGTAACATGAACAAATATTTGATTAGTCTGGTAGTAGTGGATAATGCTAGTGGCTATTATTTGATTTATAAATTGTTATGGATATTAACCTGAGATTTCCTTTCTCTGACTGCTTCCTGATGATCAGTTGTTGGCAATTCAAATGTCTGTCATCTGACTACTCATAAAGGCAATTCTGCTAATTTctagaaacagctacagaaataaatgttgtGAGAGAAGGATTAGACTTTCTTGGAGAACTTTATTTGTAACAAAATTGTGTTCCTGGCCGTGGTGGCATGTGAATCATTATGATGCATTCTGTCattctcattcatttttttatagATGACACTTCTCTTTCAGGTGGTATAAGTTGGACTAATGTAAATTCCCAGGCAACTCAAAAAAAACCTTGGATTGAAAAAACTCAGACGTTTTCTAGAGGTGGAAGACAAGCTGAACAAAGAAACAGTTCACAGGTATGTTGTTAATGCTTCTAAATTTAtgcattctgtttcttttaatatatgaaaatgagaaatttggAATGTGTTATAGAACTAACATACAAAGAATAGTTACTGAAAACAGTGGTGAAAGTATAGGAGCTCAGCCTAAAAATCCAGTTGTGTATTTCTACCTTCTATGTTTCTTGAGCTAGCACtatattgtgtgtgtgtgtgtacatatgccaaattattttataatcttCTGCCTATAGCCTGTTTATATGTGCCTACATAGGAAAAACATTATGTATGTAAAGTAACTTGTGAAATGAAGATAAAGTGGGTGTAGAAAAGCGTAGTTGGTTTTGACCCATTCAcactttaaaagaagaaaatctcaaACTTTCTAAAGAAAGAGTTTGTGATGGTGAACTAGAATCCTGTATTCTCACTCCTGTTGTctttgaaacttttaaaaaattcatttattaataataaaatgctaATATGAACTTAATTGTATgctaaaatgtgaaatatacATTTCTGTGAAACTCCCTTCAATTGGGACAGGATTTCTGTAATTAGTATGTGAGGAGAAGGTGGCCTTCCTAATTTTGATAGTCTGATTTTATTGGGGATGGTGCAGAGGGGTACAGAGAGAGGGCTGAAACATCTGCCTTTGCTTAAACATAGATTTTGCTGGAATTCAGTTATTGCAGACAAGAATAGCTGAGCTTGAAAGGGGGGCTTTATCATAGACGTGCCTGCATGCACAAAATATGCACATGAGCTATCTTGCCCTGTTTAGTTTTTTAGATGAATTGTTAATTTGTCTTGAATATTCCCATTTGGTATCTGTGGGTTCATTATAAAAGCAGCTTGTTGATGCTCGTATCTGGTGGTGTAGCAGTTCTGAATCTTTTTATAAGCTGTAGTCAAATCAGAGGCTTTTAGAACCCGCTATTTGTGGTTTATGGCATTGGGATTAGGAAGAACCAGATTTCCTTTCATCCAGTCACAGTTTAGGCCCTAAATCTGGCTGTtatttttgatatttaaaaacaaagctggcACAAAGATTTTAAATCAGGTTTCCTCAGCAAATTCACTGTACCTCAAGACAGAATTGTCCCAGAAACTAGTTTCCTTTGAAACTAAACTTGTACCAGGTCTGTAGAACATTTCCTTGAAATGCATTAGTATGAGATCCAGAATTTCAGATTCAAATCATGTTGTGCCTTTAACCAACCAGTCTTGCACATGGGTTTCCACCAACCTTTCACTTAATCAAGAGAAGAACATTTATACCACTATAATGAGATCCCTGGTCCTTACAGAACTCTGTGCCTGTGCATTGTCATAAAACACATGTTGAAAAGGCAATAATTGTATGCAGAATAATTACGTAGTGGGAGAGAGTTCTTTTGATTTATCATGGTTACAGAGTTCATCAGGATTCATGTGTGAGTTATAGAGTCACCAGCAACTCTTGTGGTTTTCTTCATGTTTGGCCAAAAGGaccctatttttttaaaataagaaatttagATATTAGAATGTGTGGAGATACTGTATTtgccttggggggggggggggaatagtCTGATCCTGTCTGTAGAATATTTTTGTGCAggtttaaacaaaaacaaaaaaaacccactccaaAATCCCCCCAACCAACCACCCCTCAACAAATACCAAGCTACAGCTTGTTAGCTGTAATTCTGTAAAAACTCTACCTTCTTAGCTGCTAAATAGCAGACATGAGAATGCCTTACATCCATGTACATGCATCTCAAAAAATTGAAATGGCGAAATGCCAAtcactttcattatttttagtcTGGTTTCAGATGCAGAGACCATAGCACATCTTCAGAAAGAAGGCAGAATTTGCAGAAACGACATGAAAAACCTCTAACTACAAGCCAGTCAAGTAGAACGGAGCAGAGTCCTGAACCTCTGTATTTTGAGGTAGTGGTGTATGAAAACCATTTCTGCATCAGAGTGATGCAAGCTGTGTGTGGAATAAGTGATGTTCTCAACAGGGATAAGTTGCAAAACATCTGACTCCGAGGTGTACAATATAGTGCACCAATTTAATTATTATATGATGCTTGCATTGTGTATGTACAAAGACTTGATTTGGGTGTCATGGAAAGTCTTAAGAATTTAGCACTATCCATGACTGACAAATTTGATAAGCAACTTTCAAGCAACTTTTTATGCTCGTTTGTGAACTAAAATTACTGTGTGTTCTGGTTTATCCCCCCCAACTGTGACTGGATTACATTACTGAAGTTtattaaattttgcttttgtttttcttcaaaaggtTATTTGGACCCAGAAGGACTTTGttaatttttcatcattttctaTTTGTGTCACTCTTAAGCCATTCTAGCTCATGTGGGACTTCAGAATTCAATTAATTCTTCTAGCTTCAGCTGTTTCAGTTGATGCTTTTCATGTGACTTTTGGTTCCATTCCCTTAATTCTTAATTTGTGTGTTGTTTAGGATGAAGATGAATTCCCAGAGCTAAATAGTGAGAACGGCAGCAGCAAAAGTAGTAACATCCAACAAAAGATTTCACCCAAAGTAGTAAGTATactgttttgcaaagcatttttaagtTTCTTTGAGACTGCTTGTGTAACTTTTTATTACTCTCTGCTACAGTACTTAAAATGCAGTAATTGTGATGTTCTTAGAGTATGTCTGTTACCAATTTTGGatgctaaagaaatgccaattaaaataaatatgcagggacccatcttttaaaaaaaaaaaaagaaacaaaaaacactgCTAGATATGTCTGCTAATGAGATTGTATCTTAGTTTCACTTGTTAACATATAGacacttagaatcatagaatgtcccaAGTTGGAaagacccataaggatcatcaagtccagctccaaactgaaatgaaaataaactaaaCTTCATCTGGCTTAAGGTTGTAGAAATAGTTGttggaaaaatgcttttctaataCCTGATCTACTTAAATATTTCGTTGCAGAACTGTATGTAGACACTACTTAATCTATTTGGCTGCTTTCCAGGGAAGTCCTACATGAAATCTTTGCCGTGGGGGTGGGGAACACCCCCTTATTTAGTATTCAGACTTGAAAACCTTCTGAAGGCATAATTATAGATAAATACAATAGTTTTCCcatacaaaaatgaaatatacCTGAGTATTTTATTAACTTATTGTGTCATGTAGCTTTACGTAATTGGGATGTCATACTGCTGACCAAAGCAATGGTTCATTTGGTTTCTGGAGTGCCACATTTCTTACCGTCTTGAGATAAAGGTCTTTAATTGTGggtttttgcattttgtttaaaatcctAGTTGGATGACTTACCAGAGAATTCTCCAATCAATATTGTCCAAACTCCAATTCCCATTACAACTTCTGTACCAAAGCGTGCAAAAAGTCAGAAGAAGAAGGCCTTGGCAGCAGCACTTGCAACAGCTCAAGAGTATTCGGAGATAAGCATGGAACAGAAAAAACTTCAAGTGTGTAGCACTCCCCCCACACCAGCCCCCCAGTAGTTGGTAAAGAGGTGTATCAGTTAGCTGTTGCTCCTCTTTATTCTATAATAGTAAGAATCTCTTTGTAAATAATGTTTTGCAGGCActattttcttgtatttatcAGCCTGTGGTGTTCATGTTTTAGGAGGCTTTATCAAAAGCCGCTGGAAAGAAGAGCAAGACCCCTGTTCAGTTAGATTTGGGTGACATGTTAGCAGCtcttgaaaagcagcagcaagcaatGAAAGCTCGTCAGATCACCAACACCAGGCCCCTCTCATACACAGGTATTTCTAATCTACTTGTCTACGGCTGAATCCATTTTGTGACAATATAAATGTGATTGATCTGAGCATCTTaaataggcttttttttctgtcaagttTTAACTTCTGAATACAAAAGTAACAGAAAGCTGGGAAGACTTTCTTAATGCATTTCTCAAAATTCACTTGTGCTACCCTTCTGAGATGCAGTATGCAATGGTGAAAGTCCATGTAGAACTTGGGGCAAACTTCTCTTAAAAGACCTACTATTCTAAACTCAGGATTCATGTCCTGAGTGTAATTCAGTGCTGAAATGAGTATGTGCAAAGAACTGTATCCAGTCAAACCACACTTTGACTACAGATATTACAGAATTCTCTTTGAAAGCAGCTTAGAGAGGATACCTGTGACTATGATACAGAGGGATACCTTGCCAGGATATTCCTCCCACGCTACTGATGAGAATTCAGGGCCTCCTTACCCAAGGCTTTCTTGAACCAAATTTGTTCTTAAACTCTCCATGATTTCTATCACATTCTTTCATTGTCTATAAGGTCCAATGGCAGTGAACTCTAACCTTACTGCGTGCTGTATGGAGAAGCTTTTTCCTgctactgtggttttttttggcgTGGAGTTGAGGTTTTTTGTGTCCCACTCATAATTTTATTAGTTTTCATAGCCTTTCTATTACAAGGAGACTGAGCTTATTCCCTGCTTGCCTCCCCTATGATTCTTAGAGGTCTGTCATCTCTTTTCTAATCTGAAATTTTTCTAATCTGAACCTGTTTAATTATTCCATCGTGGAAGCACTCTTCTGATAATCCGTTATCACTTTCTATGTACCTTCGTATAGTTCTACTgtatcctttttaaaataaggaagatCAGACATGCACAGAATATTAGGTTACAGTTCCATCATGAATGTATGCAATAGCTTAATTAcacttttttgttctctttatcAAGATTTAAGTTAGCTTTTTTAATGCTTGCTGCTGAATACAGAATTGACACTTATGTAGTTATCTATTATAACCCATGAACATCATTCCTGGGCAGTAGTCTGTAGCCTGGAGTCCATCATTATGCACATAGTTACCATTGTCCTTCTCCTGTGTTGCTTCATTTACCTGATTTGAGTTTCAGCTGTGTTCAAACATTGATTTCAGTTGGCAAGGCTATATTGAACAAAGCTCAGCAAAGAACAGTTGGCATTTCCATTGGAGACCACATTTGTCTTATTCTTGTTCTTGCAGAAAATACACTTAACTACATGCTGCATGCTGTCACCTGTTTTGTCCTGTCAAGTAATCAAGTCTTTGACAACTAAAAATCAATGTTTggataaatatttacaacttCTCTTACTATTATCTTATTAATAAAGCTAAATGTAGTCATTTGAGAGAGATCCCTAACCAGTATTAAAGAAATTCCTTTCCTGGAATCCATAGCATCCTAAAACATGAGGCTAAGTTGAAAAAAGCTTAAAACCATCTGGAAGCAACAATATCTGATGATGTAATTTTCCTGTCATTATGAACTGCTTTTTtccaaggaaggaaaatgtacTTTGAGAATTCATCAGTGGAAATTCTGAAAACAGTGTTCAAATAAAGCTGACGTCTTTTGGAGAAACTAATATCTTTCTTGTATTTAGTTGGCAGTGCTGCTCCTTTTCATGCCAAAGAATCTGCCAACAGAAAGTCCTTAACAAAGGGACAGCCATCTATGGGTTGCCTTAATCCGTTGGATTCAACTGCCccaaaaattaaaagagaaaagagagagagattgcAAAACTGAAACGCCCTACAGCGCTTAAAAAGGTAAACATGTCAGCCCTGGAGTGTCTTGACCCACACTGATACTTCAAAGATAAAACCTGGTATCTTCTTAGTTGAGACTAGTGACCGTGAACATAGGGTAAGGGAGTCATGAGCTTCTGCCTCTAGTTCCTGTTACACTGGTGTACTGTGCATTGGACCTAGGCATGTAGCATAACTTCTTATACCTCTCAAAATTAGTTGAAAGTGATACAAATCTATCTCAAGAAGGATGGCAAGGATTTTTTAAACTAGGACGCATGGGAAGACTTGCATAGCTTTTTTCATGTTGCTGTATCTTAATTTGTAGTGCAGTGTAATATGCTAACcttaaatttttctctttttttgagaTAGGGGTATAGAATTTGAAGTAAAACCACAATTTTTAACTGAGTAAAATTAGAAATAGTTGGTTGTATGTATCCAAGTACATGCACACATAAAGTAGGTATGTACATAGAGAATAGAGTATGTATGGAAATCAGAAGGTAAAACACAAAAACTAGCCCTAGAAAAGAAAGTGTGAAagccctttttttgtttgtttttttcctaaacatgGAAGTCACTTGTACTCATGTACCACGTTTCTTGTCAAGATCACTTTGATATGGGCAGTTAGAATCTGGTAAAGCTGTGTTTGTACGGAAGTTGGCTGTGGCTAAGTTGCTTCCCACCACCCTAGCTATCTTCTCTGACTTCTCCATGATCTACTTGAGTTAGAAATTCATAGCTACCTGTTCAGAAGAGTTTTCTAAACTCTGTCAGTGTCTTTatgttgttgttatttattgTAGTAATACCAATATATCCATGGCTACTTACCTTTGcacttccctttcttttataGAAAGGATTCTGTCTGTTGTGGTGCTTCACAAAGGTGACTAGTATTCTTGCATACGGTGTTTATTTTACAGGAGTGGGAATAAGGCGTTGTTAGTGTTATGTATTGGAAAGAAGCTGTGAAAGTACTTAATACTTAAACTGTTGAAAGCACTCTTCATGTAGAAGTATGCGTATACCACCTGTAAAATGCTGGCATGAAATACCATTTGTGAACaaagaggaaatggaaaagatttCAGGGTTTTCTTTCCTGGCATGAGTAGGAAGGTTCAAGACAGCTTGATTAACTTTATTCTGTGTAATGGTCAGTCAAATGGACACACCTTTACAGGTCTATCTATAATTTTCAGATGCTGATAACTGGTGTTCTGTTCCTagattattttgaaagagagagaagagaagaaaggccGTTTGTCAGTTGATCATAGCCTTTTGGGATCTGATGAACAGAAAGAGATTCATATAAACTTGACTGCTGATCAGTCTCAGGAGCTGGCCTCTCAAGAAGGTTGGTCTCTAGTCCCCCTTCCCTCCTACCATGGTTGTACTAATCTGcttattttggtgttttgtcTTTATCTTTTTATCCAACACAATTTATTGATGTtatcttttaacttttttaacaTTATGAAACACTAGAAACTGGAACTCTTTTCTCCTAAAATGTCTTGCCTGTCCCTCAGTTGTGGAAGGCTCAGGCAGTATAGGTACTTAGACCCAATCTCCATACAgccttttaattaatttctcttgAGTGGATATTCCCAACATGTCAGAGTTGGTAGCGTTTTTGATAAGTGGGCAAAATGTGACATGTTGTCGACCATGCCATGTTGATCACAATGCTTTTTAATGATGAGCATACTGAAAGTTTTCCAGGTATGGGAGTTGCAAACTGTAAATAAGGGTTTTCAGTTTGAACATTCTTGTCAATCAACTGCAATGTCTGGATTGTTGATTTGCAGCAACAGCTCTGAGCAGCTGGGAAACTCCAAAGAATTTTCAATGTctttgtttggggtggggggtgggggaggacgTGTCTATCAAGATTCCAGATGTGTTGTTTCAGAACTTTCTTCTGAATGACCTGACTGAAGATAAGTCTGAAAATCTTAAATGGTCTAGGAATAAGTtagtaaaatattatatatataaaaatagttaAGAATTATTGGAGGAAGTTGTAGCATTTAGGCAGGGTTTCCCTTCTGTTCTATCCATTCCCCAAACCTAGCTTTGGATATTTGTTTAATGACTATTCAAATATTGCTTATTTACCCAACCCATGCTGAGTGGTGGTTAtgtgcttgttttgtttccctcctcGTTGCTACCCCTCTAGGGAAGAATActgttcagtgttttcagaatGTAATTTGGAAAAAGCAAGGAAGCAATACATAAGTGTGGTGCTGTTTCTTTTACGTGAAAATGTCTTTGCATTTTatgatgttttaaaactgtcttTCAGAAACTGGATTAAGCATGCCTAGTGATGCTTCGCTTTCGCCAGCAAGTCAGAATTCTCCATACTGCATGACCCCAGTGTCACAAGGTTCACCTGCTAGTTCTGGAATAGGCAGTCCAATGGCTTCCTCTGCAATAACCAAAATTCACAGCAAGAGATTCAGAGAGTAAGAGTTTTGAATTATTAATATAAATTCAAGGCTTGCACTTCAGTCACCCTCATCTTTTAAGTGTGGATAGGTTTAGTAGACTTAAGAGGAGCTTAACAAACATAAGCTACCCTTTCATTAATAGAAATTTCTgcaaggtttggggttttttaccaTAGTAGGATTgcgctctgtgtgtgtgtatatatatacgtACACATACATGTTTTGGACTTCCTTTGGTTGCTGCAACAAATAAGCCAGGTGGAAGTAttctctaaaaaaaaccaaccctatTTTTTAAAGGAGGGCTACATACACTTTAGATGGGAAAGGAAGGAATGCTTATGAGTGCTGGAAATACTGTAATAGTAACTCTTAATAcattactgctttttttaattaatgtattGTTATAAAGTACCCAGTtaacaaaaagaataattgCTTGCAGCACTTATTGGAgtgtttctttgtatttttttaatattcttttttacttCTATAGGTAAGGGATGTTACTGgaaatataaatgttttcaggATGTATTTTTAACTTACAATATACAGTCTGATTTCTAAATCCTTCAAGTGACTTTAATGACTCTTCTGaggaagtaaaattatttttataactaaAAGAAAAGGCTCAGTGAAATAGTATTGATTTTGTGCTATGCTAATACTTGATTTTTTTGAATTGACAGATACTGTAATCAAGTTCTAAGTAAAGAAATAGATGAGTGTGTGACTCTCTTATTGCAAGAGCTTGTCAGCTTCCAGGAACGGATTTATCAAAAGGATCCCATGAGAGCTAAAGCAAGAAGACGACTTGTTATGGGGTTGCGTGAGGTTACTAAGCATATGAAACTAAACAAGATCAAGTGTGTAATCATATCTCCCAACTGTGAAAAAATCCAGTCAAAAGGTATAAATGATAAAACAAGTGGTGCACTTAACTGTTTACAATTTTCTTGTGCTGATTAGCAAAGTTTAGAAGCATTTTTTAGTTACTATGCATGATGTAACACTTCCAGAATCAATTGTGTAATTGCCACCCCACATTCATTCTCTTCTACTCTATTCTGGAAGAAACTCATTCATGAATTTTGAATAGCTTAAAAATAGATATCATAAGCCCATATAATAGActtaaattttattctgttcagTCTTTGATACACCTAAAGCCTTGAGCTCTGGGTGCTCTTAAGGAGCACTCATTAAGAGGAACATGGATTGGTTAGTTAGCCAACCAACACATTTTGCCACAAGATACGAGAAGAGCAAAGCTCTGCTCAAGAAGTGAGCTGTGAAAAATTCTGGTTTAATTTGTGTGCAGGACTAAGAATATAGAATGTTGCCTTGAAGTATGCTCACTTACTATACTTGAAATGTATAGCTTGTTATCCTTTAGGACATAGTGGCTGATGATTGTATGTATTGAAGTTTTACTGACTAATTACAGCTAAAATAGGATAGAGAATTGTATTGTGCCATACTATGATGTTAACTGACTagatacatatttaaaattgctttcttcAAGGTGGACTAGATGAGGCTTTATATAACGTAATAGCCATGGCACGGGACCAAGAAATTCCTTTTGTCTTTGCTCTTGGCCGTAAAGCTCTTGGCCGTTGTGTGAACAAGCTGGTTCCTGTTAGTGTAGTGGGTATCTTCAACTTCTCCGGTGCTGAGGTGAGTAATTCCATTCGCATAAATGGCTGGAGTAAACCATTACGTTCCTTGTAGATAAGAATTGATCTGGCATGGAGATCACACCTAATTCCATTTGATAATGACCCTGACCTTATCTATATTAGGGTGTGTTTGTCTTTGAAATTCAGTATTTACAGAACTGAGAGACTATGTTGAAATACTTTGGCTGCAATATGTCTGTAGCTTTCAAATAGACTTAAATGCCATCTGAAATCCTCTGGAAGGCTTAAGGTTGTGAGATGTACTTACTTTAGGATAACTTTATCTTAATATTGTGTAAGCATAGACTGCGTTTAGATTTTAtctgtattaaataaaaataatttttagttgACATAAAAGTATT
This sequence is a window from Phalacrocorax carbo chromosome 7, bPhaCar2.1, whole genome shotgun sequence. Protein-coding genes within it:
- the SECISBP2L gene encoding LOW QUALITY PROTEIN: selenocysteine insertion sequence-binding protein 2-like (The sequence of the model RefSeq protein was modified relative to this genomic sequence to represent the inferred CDS: inserted 1 base in 1 codon) translates to MIRPSPPPPPPPSPPLPAPGRGAAGLGFRDSCERGQRRAGCVRESGGGSQRHGGGGGLDSPPSLLEPPPSPAGAMDKADKNVKLSAEVEPFIPQKKGPETLMIPMALPNDSGGINGMEPTPIPNYLITCYPFVQENQSNRQFPLYNNDIRWQQPNPNPAGPYLAYPIIPAQPPVSTEYTYYQLMPAPCAQVMGFYHPFPAPYSAPFQTANTVNTVTTECTERPNPSGHVFPLSSQRSRSSNRGPVIQKQQQLQTHIKNKRPPVKNVATQKETSSSGPENRSKIVLLVDASQQTDFPSDIANKSLSESASTMLWKSKGRRRRASHPAAESSSEQGASEADIDSDSGYCSPKHGNNQAAAMTSRSTDSCAINVVEPSINTNDTSLSGGISWTNVNSQATQKKPWIEKTQTFSRGGRQAEQRNSSQSGFRCRDHSTSSERRQNLQKRHEKPLTTSQSSRTEQSPEPLYFEDEDEFPELNSENGSSKSSNIQQKISPKVLDDLPENSPINIVQTPIPITTSVPKRAKSQKKKALAAALATAQEYSEISMEQKKLQEALSKAAGKKSKTPVQLDLGDMLAALEKQQQAMKARQITNTRPLSYTVGSAAPFHAKESANRKSLTKGQPSMGCLNPLDSTAPKIKRXKEREIAKLKRPTALKKIILKEREEKKGRLSVDHSLLGSDEQKEIHINLTADQSQELASQEETGLSMPSDASLSPASQNSPYCMTPVSQGSPASSGIGSPMASSAITKIHSKRFREYCNQVLSKEIDECVTLLLQELVSFQERIYQKDPMRAKARRRLVMGLREVTKHMKLNKIKCVIISPNCEKIQSKGGLDEALYNVIAMARDQEIPFVFALGRKALGRCVNKLVPVSVVGIFNFSGAEDLFNKLVSLTEEARKAYRDMVAAMEQEQAEEALKNVKKAPHHMGHSRNPSAASAISFCSVISEPISEVNEKEYETNWRNMVETSDGLEASENERESSCKTVVPEKAGNGQIEKATLNKQLPLATTGTTSATNHGKSTPGDKDEVKPDDNLEWASQQSTETGSLDGSCRDLLNSSMTSTTSTLVPGMLEEEEEEEDEEEEDYAHEPISVEVQLNSRIESWVSETQRTMETLQLGKTLSGAEEDNAEQSEEEEIETSEQADPVTDGEEWTNDKHASNAQHKPTICGSLNKEHTDSIYIP